The Microbulbifer sp. TB1203 nucleotide sequence GTGATTATGGAGCCGCGAGTGTAACGGAAGTGCGATGCTCTTGCCCGTCGCGCAGGTAGCTCAGTTCCACCTCCTCGCCGACGCGGTGGTTTTCCAGCGCGTTCATCAGGTCGTCGTAGTTGCGCACCGGTTGCCGGCCCACCGCCACTATCACGTCCCCAAGTTGCCAACCGCCGCGGCTGGTGCGGTAGACGCCGCGCAGGCCCGCGCGCTCCGCCGGCATTCCCGGCGCGGTGCGCAGCACCGCCACGCCCTCGAAGCCGTAGCGGCTGGCCCACTGGTCCGGGGCCGATTCGATTCCCAGCACCGGGCGCACCAGGCGGCCGTGGGCGATCAGTTCCGGCACTATCTTCTTCACCGTATCCACCGGGATAGCGAAACCGATGCCCACACTGGCGCCGCTGGGGCTGTAAATGGCGGTGTTGACGCCGATCAGCCGGCCGCGGCTGTCCAGCAGTGGGCCGCCGGAGTTGCCCGGGTTGATCGCGGCGTCGGTCTGGATCACGTTGCGGATGGTGCGGTTGTTGGCGGCCTGTATCTCGCGCCCCAGGGCGCTGACCACGCCGGTGGTCAGGGTGGTGTCGAGCCCGAAGGGATTGCCGATCGCGAGCACTTTGCGGCCCACCGCCAGGTCGCCGGAGGTGCCCGCCACCAGCGGTGTGAGCAGCTCTTCCGGCGCTTCGATTTTCAATACCGCGAGGTCCTTTTCCGCTGCAGAGCCCACCAGCTCCGCCGGCCACTCGCTGCGGTCCTGCAGGGTGATGGTGACCTTGCGCGCGCCCTCGATCACGTGAAAGTTGGTGACCACGTGCCCCTGCTTGTCCCAGATAAAACCGCTGCCGGCGCCCTTGGGCACCGTGTGCAGGCGCAGCGTCCAGCGGTCGCGCACCAGGGTCTCGTTGGTGACGTAGACCACCGAGGGACTGGCGAAGTTGAACACCTGCATGGTGTTCCGCTCGTCGTCGGTGGAAAAGGTTGGCAGCGGGTTGGCGGATGCCGCCAGGGCCGCCAGCAACAGCAGCGGCCCGGCGGCCAGAAGGGAAAAGAATCGGTTCATGGCACTTGTGAGAGTCAGTTGATTCGGTGCCTATTTTTGCAGGGCCGCGATACGATCCTCAAGGGGGGGATGGCTGGCCATCAGCGCGCCCATGTTGCCGAAGATGCCGAAGGCCTTCATGTTGCTCGGCAGGGGCTGTTCGCGCCCCGCCTCCGCCTCTGTCTTCAGGTGCATCAGGGCAGAGATCATGGCCCCGCTGCTGGCCAACCCGGCGCCGGCGGCATCGGCGCGGTACTCCCGGCGGCGGCTGAACCAGGCTACGATCATCATCGCGAAGAAGCCGAACAGGATGTCCATGGCGATGGAGGTGACGAAGTAGCCGATGCCGAGGCCCTGTTCGTTCCTGAGCACCACCCGGTCGACGAAGAAGCCGACCAGGCGCGCGAGGAACATCACAAAGGTGTTCAGCACCCCCTGGATCAGCGCCAGGGTCACCATATCGCCGTTGGCAACGTGCCCGATCTCGTGGCCGATCACTGCGCGCGCCTCGTCGCGGTTGAAGCGCTGCAGCAGGCCGGCACTTACCGCCACCAGTGCGCTGTTGCGGTTCCATCCGGTGGCGAAGGCGTTGGCCTGGGGCATGGGAAATATCCCCACCTCCGGCATGCCGATGCCGGCCTTTTTCGACAGTTCGCGCACCGTGTCCACCAGCCACTGCTCGTCGGCGGTCTGCGGCTGTTCTATCACCCGGGTGCGGGTAGTGGCGCGGGCGATGGTTTTGGACAGCAGGAGAGAAATGAACGCGCCGCCGAAACCGAAGATGGCGCACAGCAATAACAGCCCGGGGAGGTTCAGGTCGACACCGTTGGCATCGAGGATGCCCTGTATTCCCAACAAGTTGAATATAATGCCAACCAGGGCCAGTACCGCCAGGTTGGTCAGAAGAAAGAGACCAATGCGCAACATCGGCGTTCTCCAAAACACTTCTTTAGGGAAAGTGTAGATAGGGCCGCCGGAAGTGTTTTCAACGGTCTTATTCGGTGCCCTGTGAGGACAGCAGGCGGTCCGCTTCGCTGGCCAGGCGCGCCTTCAGGTCCGGGTCCAGCTCGTTCCAGTGCACGTCCAGCAGCGCCCCCTGGAGAGCGTAGAGCAGTACGCGGGAGACGTTGATGCCGCGGTTGCGGATACTGATAAAGGCTCCCACCGGGCCGACCCTGCGCAGGTCCTCGCAGGAGCGGATACCGATGGAGTGGAGGATATTGACAGAGGCGAGGCCCAGGTTCTTCAGTTGTAACAGCTCTGATTGACTCGGGTGCATGCAGTTGATCCCTAACTGGTTGTACTTCCGTTTCGCCCGGCAGGTCCCGCAGCCGCGCCGGGCAACATAGCACAAAACGACCGAAGGCCAAATCGGGGCCTGTTGACACTGAATCGCGGCTATCGAATTCAGTGCCAACAGGCCCCGATGTTGGCGATTATTGGGTCTTTGGGAATCCGTCGATCCCCAATGATATGGTTGTATGCGTGGGATGTATCTAATGTAGTCGGGTTTGGCACCTTTGCCCGTGGACAACCGAGGAGAATGACATGCTGGAGGCGCCATTGCAGCAAATGCTTTTTGGCTTGGGCGACGAACACGTCATCCTCGAGCCGCGCTCCGGACAGCTGCTGCACCCGGAGGCAATGGTGGCGTTCGAACGGCTGAGCGCGGATGCGCAGATGGCGGGTTTCGATCCCCGGGTGGTTTCCGGTTTCCGCAGTTTCGAGCGCCAGCGCACCATTTGGAACAACAAGGTAGCGGGCAGCAGACCGGTACTCGACAGCGCCGGCGAGCCACTGGATATGGCGCAGCTGTCGCCAGAGCAGGCCGCCTTCGCTATATTGCGCTGGTCGGCGCTGCCGGGCGCCTCCCGCCATCACTGGGGCACCGATTTCGATGTGGTGGACGCGGCGGCGATGCCCGCGGACTACCGCCTGCAGCTGAGCCCGCAGGAGGTCGCCGACAATGGCATCTTCGGCCCTTTCCACCGCTGGTTGGACGCGCAGATCGTCGCCGGTCGCAGCTACGGGCTGTTCCGCCCCTACGCCGAAGACCGCGGCGGCGTGGCCCCGGAGCGCTGGCACCTGAGCTACGCACCCCGCGCCCGCGAACTGCAGCGGCTGCTGACACCGGAGCTGCTGCGGGCGCAGTTGCAAAGTTGTGAGCTGGCGCTGGGCGATGTGGTATGCGGCAATATAGAGTCCATATTCCAGCGGTTTATATGGGTGCCGGAGGAGTGTTATCCCGACAACTTTGATTTCCCATGAATTTGTAGGAGCGGGGGGCGGCCATCCGCTCCTACAACCAAGACTGAAGAGGACAGTGGCTATCAACGGCGATATAGAAAAGCGGGATATCTGGAGCGCGATGCGCGCCGAGGCCACCGCCGCGGCGGCAGACGAACCGGTATTGGCCAGCTATTTTCACAACACGGTGCTGCGCCATAAATCCCTCGACAGGGCACTCGCCTATCAACTGGCCTCGGTGTTGAACCACAGCGCGCTCACCGCCACCGCGCTGCAGGAAGTCATCTCCGCAGCGCTGGCGGACGACCCGCAGATTTCCCGCGCCATGCGCGCGGATATTTGCGCCTGGTACGATCGCGATCCCGCCTGCGACCAGTACCTGACCCCCTTCCTGTACTTCAAGGGCTTCCACGCGTTGCAGTCGCATCGGGTGGCGCACTGGTTGTGGCGGCAGGGGCGGCATACCCTGGCGCTGTATTTTCAGAGCCGGGTGTCGGAGCAGTTCGCGGTGGATATCCACCCGGCGGCGCGCTTCGGCAGCGGCATTATGATCGACCACGCCACCGGCCTGGTGGTGGGGGAGACCAGCGTGGTGGAGGACGACGTATCCATGCTGCACTCGGTCACCCTGGGTGGCAGTGGCAGTGGCGGCGGCGACCGCCACCCGAAAATCGGCCGCGGGGTGATGATCGGCGCCGGGGCCAAGATCCTCGGCCCGGTGAGAATCGGCGAGGGCGTGAAGATTGCGGCCGGCAGCCTGGTACTGCGCGATGTTCCTCCACACAGAACCGTGGCCGGCGTACCTGCCCGAGTCGTCGGTCGCGCCGGGGAGAAGCCGGCCTATACCATGGACCAGACCCTGGACTCAGACGGTTAATTACTTGAGTACTCGAGTTTCGAGTTCAGTTCCGGGAGCCGGGACGGGGTGCGCCTTTCTGGGACACGCCGTAAATACGTCCCTGTAGGCTTGTCTGCGAGGTCCCTCTCGCAGACAGTCCCAGAAAGGCGCACCCCGCCCCGGCTTTTGCCATCGGCAGGCGCCTCGAACTCCGAAACTTGAGTTGAGAACAACAAAAAAGAGGTAAGCCCATGTCGCAACCTAAATACAGCCTGGTTTTCCGCGGCGACCTGATGCCCGGATACACCGCCGCCGACGTCAAGGCCAACATGGCGCGCCTGTTCAAGGCGGGCCCGGAAACCATCGAGAAACTGTTCAGCGGCCGCCCGCTGGCGATCAAAAAAGGGCTGGGCAAAGCGCAGGCGGAACAGCTGCAGGCGACCCTGGCCAAACTGGGCGCCCAGTCCAGCTTAAAGGCCGAGGGCGAGCCGGCAGCTCCGGCCCCACCACCATCGCCTGCACCGCAGGTGACAGAATCCCGGACGCCCCCGCCCCCCACGCAATCCGATTGGAGCCTGGCGCCGATGGAGGGCAACCTGATCAAGGAGCACGAGCGGGCCGGAAAGAAGGCGGTGCAGGTGGACGTGGCCCACCTGAGCCTGAAACCGGCCGAAGGAAATCTGGTGGAGGAGAGCGAGCGTTCGTCCAGGCAGCCGGTATCGGTGCAGGTGCCGGATTGGCAGTTGGACTAAACCTCAATGGCACTAAGGTAAGGCGCAGGACAATTTTTGTAGGATGGGCAAAGTGTAGCGTGCCCATCAGGGCCTGGAAGATGGGCACGTCGCTGCGCCCCGTTAACTCGCGCCATCCATGGCGCTCGCCCGCTTGGCGGGCGCCTGTGGCGTCCACATCGGCAATCCTGCCGATTTGTGGCCATCCTACAAGGAAGTGGTTTCACCGTTACCGTGGACAGCCTTCGCTACGCGGCCGGCGGATTCCCATGGAGCTGCTGTTGTGCCAACAGGAGAGCGCCCAACTGACCGGATTCGCCGCCCAGTGCCGGGGGAACGATATAGGAATCCGGATGCGCCAGCGCCGGGGCTGGCCCGTAGCCATTCAGCAACTGTTGCACGCGCTCGCGGATCAGCGGGAACAAAAAGGAATTTTGCATCACGCCGCCGCCGAGAATAATCCGCTCCGGCGCATGGCAATAGGTCAGGTTGACGCACATCTGGGCCAGGTAATCCGCCTGCAGTTCCCAGGCCGGGTGGGACGGCGGCAGCTCGGCGCCGGAGCGCTGCCAGCGCTGCTCCAGGGCGGGGCCGCAGGCCAGCCCCTCCAGGCAGTCGCCGTGGAACGGACAGCAACCGGGGAAGGGGTCCCGCTCTCCATTGCGGGACATGCGCATATGTCCTATTTCGGTATGCGTGAAGCCGTTGACCAGTTGCCCGCCCATCACAATGCCGGCACCGATACCGGTACCCACGGTGACATAAATAAAATTGTCGATGCCCTGCGCCGCCCCTAGGTGCTGTTCCGCCAGCGCGGCGCCGTTGACGTCGGTATCCAGGCGCACCGG carries:
- a CDS encoding M15 family metallopeptidase, translated to MLEAPLQQMLFGLGDEHVILEPRSGQLLHPEAMVAFERLSADAQMAGFDPRVVSGFRSFERQRTIWNNKVAGSRPVLDSAGEPLDMAQLSPEQAAFAILRWSALPGASRHHWGTDFDVVDAAAMPADYRLQLSPQEVADNGIFGPFHRWLDAQIVAGRSYGLFRPYAEDRGGVAPERWHLSYAPRARELQRLLTPELLRAQLQSCELALGDVVCGNIESIFQRFIWVPEECYPDNFDFP
- the htpX gene encoding protease HtpX, with amino-acid sequence MLRIGLFLLTNLAVLALVGIIFNLLGIQGILDANGVDLNLPGLLLLCAIFGFGGAFISLLLSKTIARATTRTRVIEQPQTADEQWLVDTVRELSKKAGIGMPEVGIFPMPQANAFATGWNRNSALVAVSAGLLQRFNRDEARAVIGHEIGHVANGDMVTLALIQGVLNTFVMFLARLVGFFVDRVVLRNEQGLGIGYFVTSIAMDILFGFFAMMIVAWFSRRREYRADAAGAGLASSGAMISALMHLKTEAEAGREQPLPSNMKAFGIFGNMGALMASHPPLEDRIAALQK
- a CDS encoding ROK family protein; the protein is MLQVAQNAPLLAGLEAGGTNFNCVVARDPHTILASARISTGKPQRTLEEVLAFFHDARAARGPLGAMGIASFGPVDNNPASPDYGRILKTPKFDWVQVHLLDWFREKLDVPVRLDTDVNGAALAEQHLGAAQGIDNFIYVTVGTGIGAGIVMGGQLVNGFTHTEIGHMRMSRNGERDPFPGCCPFHGDCLEGLACGPALEQRWQRSGAELPPSHPAWELQADYLAQMCVNLTYCHAPERIILGGGVMQNSFLFPLIRERVQQLLNGYGPAPALAHPDSYIVPPALGGESGQLGALLLAQQQLHGNPPAA
- a CDS encoding TfoX/Sxy family protein; amino-acid sequence: MHPSQSELLQLKNLGLASVNILHSIGIRSCEDLRRVGPVGAFISIRNRGINVSRVLLYALQGALLDVHWNELDPDLKARLASEADRLLSSQGTE
- a CDS encoding trypsin-like peptidase domain-containing protein, which produces MNRFFSLLAAGPLLLLAALAASANPLPTFSTDDERNTMQVFNFASPSVVYVTNETLVRDRWTLRLHTVPKGAGSGFIWDKQGHVVTNFHVIEGARKVTITLQDRSEWPAELVGSAAEKDLAVLKIEAPEELLTPLVAGTSGDLAVGRKVLAIGNPFGLDTTLTTGVVSALGREIQAANNRTIRNVIQTDAAINPGNSGGPLLDSRGRLIGVNTAIYSPSGASVGIGFAIPVDTVKKIVPELIAHGRLVRPVLGIESAPDQWASRYGFEGVAVLRTAPGMPAERAGLRGVYRTSRGGWQLGDVIVAVGRQPVRNYDDLMNALENHRVGEEVELSYLRDGQEHRTSVTLAAP
- the cysE gene encoding serine O-acetyltransferase → MRAEATAAAADEPVLASYFHNTVLRHKSLDRALAYQLASVLNHSALTATALQEVISAALADDPQISRAMRADICAWYDRDPACDQYLTPFLYFKGFHALQSHRVAHWLWRQGRHTLALYFQSRVSEQFAVDIHPAARFGSGIMIDHATGLVVGETSVVEDDVSMLHSVTLGGSGSGGGDRHPKIGRGVMIGAGAKILGPVRIGEGVKIAAGSLVLRDVPPHRTVAGVPARVVGRAGEKPAYTMDQTLDSDG